One Oncorhynchus gorbuscha isolate QuinsamMale2020 ecotype Even-year unplaced genomic scaffold, OgorEven_v1.0 Un_scaffold_8478, whole genome shotgun sequence genomic window carries:
- the LOC124029969 gene encoding LOW QUALITY PROTEIN: voltage-dependent calcium channel gamma-7 subunit-like (The sequence of the model RefSeq protein was modified relative to this genomic sequence to represent the inferred CDS: inserted 1 base in 1 codon), with the protein MSSCSSRALTILSTVFGACGLLLVGVAVSTDYWLLMEEGIVLQQNQSMEVKMALHSGLWRVCFVAGTENGRCXASEYFTEPEIEITTENTANILKMVRTATPFPMVSLLFVFTAFVISNIGHIRPQRTILAFVSGIFFILS; encoded by the exons aTGAGTTCGTGCAGTAGCAGAGCGCTGACCATCCTGTCCACGGTGTTTGGGGCGtgtggtctgctgctggtggGCGTGGCTGTGTCTACAGACTACTGGCTGTTGATGGAGGAGGGCATCGTGCTGCAGCAGAACCAGAGCATGGAGGTCAAGATGGCCCTGCACTCTGGCCTCTGGAGGGTCTGCTTTGTGGCTG gGACAGAGAACGGGAGAT GTGCGTCAGAGTATTTCACTGAGCCAGAGATAGAGATCACCACAGAGAATACTGCTAATATTCTGA AGATGGTGCGGACAGCCACTCCATTCCCCATGGTGTCTCTGCTCTTCGTCTTCACGGCCTTTGTCATCAGTAACATCGGACACATCCGGCCCCAGCGCACCATCCTGGCCTTCGTCTCCGGGATCTTCTTCATCCTCTCAG